The nucleotide window TGCTGCAAGTGTTCATGTGACTCTGTTTATGGTGTGTCGATTTTACGACGGAAGCCGCGCCATCAAGGCACAGTTTGTTCCTGTTGCTTCGCACACCAAAGTCGGGGTGTGTGAAAGTACAGGCTCACATTGGACTGCAGAGGTGTGTTGCGTGGCtgtgttttgtgtgtctgtgtgtgtagcAGAGCGTGCCTGCATGTGCGCACCGTGAGGCCGTATCCCTAAGCCAGCGTTCATTCTGTGTCCCGTGCCCATAGAGCACAATCATCACTTTTATTGATGTTGTCTGTACGGTTCTGGTCATTTCTCAAATacgtctttttttttgcctggtcacctttctctttttctcctgTCTCATGATCGCTGCCTCCGTTGTCTTCATGCGCACTGGAGTCCCACCGCCCAAGATCCTCTGCATCTTCCTTTTCCGCCTTTTTGCACGGCTCCCTCCGCAGCGAAACAGAAAAGACTCCTGCGCTTCTCCTGTCGCCTTTAtgacctccccctccctcccctgcccCCACATCTTTGGTTTATAAATATATATTccattttttctttttcgcggTCTGGggttctgtgtgtgtgtgtgtgtactctttctttttttattCGCTTGTACCTTCAAGTGTTCTGTACACCCCTAGCTGTGCGAGGGACTGCCAAGCAAGACGACGGAGACGGATAGAGAGAATCGGAAGAGAAGACGGAGTCGCAGGTGCCTGAGCGCCCCCGGGAGTGCTGTGTTTCACGACACGGAGTCGCCTGTGTCTCTGCACTTCTCCAACTAACCTCCTTTCCAACGCTCCAGCCGCACTTTGGTTTGGCTTGAGAGCCCTGTTCCGTTCTCCGCTGTCACCTGGTACAGTTTCATAGAATGCGGGGGCATGGTGCGGTCTATGTTTGTTGGTTGCGCCATTGCAGGGATGCGTTTGAAAGTGTGGCTTCGTGCAGCCTATGTGCCAATGGGTAGAAAAGGGAGCGTACGTCGGACGCCATCTCGAGCGCAGGTATGTGTATATGGGTGCGCCTCTGGCCTTCCTTGCCTTATGCATCGCTCAGGGGATGTAACGGCGTATTTCACATCAcagtgacacacacacacgcgcgcgcgcgcatgcgtcaCACAGCACCCCCTGCTCTCGGCGCACCCCCTACCTCTCCTGGACCAACAGCAGCTTCGACGTGCGTGCGAGTAGAACACGTCTGCGGAAGGCAATCGTGTAAAAGGAGAAGCCGTTCCCACAGCGAATACACCTCTGGTATGGCATGAGGCACGGTAACGTCGCAGTGGCTTGCAGTAGAAGCTTGCGTGCATGCAGCAAGCGCTGCTAGAACCGTGGAGTGTGAGGCTTGGGTGGTGCGACGGAGTTACCAAGGGTTTTTGTCCTTTTTTCCATGTCCTCTGTACTGTACGTTTCCCTTCTTGCTTTTTGTAGCGAATGCCTGCGGcaatacacgcacacacacgcaatcAGACATGCTATTTAACGAAGAGCACAAGTGCTGTTCACGCAGCTGTGTTCTATGTTGTATGTACAGACACATGAACGCGCGCAACAAGTCGCGAAGTGGAGAGCAAGGCAAGTGTTTGTTGTGTGCTCTCCCTGACGCCTGCGATGAAAGGCGTCGATGCGTGGAGCCTGAGGCAtctgaaaaaaaaacatgcgCATCTCATGCGCTGTGATCCGTCATGGGCATgcggcgccccctccctccctcttcttcctcctgtAGCTGCGTGTGAAgagtgtgtggggggaggggtggggcgcTTGCGCAACATTTTTCTACTGttaccgcctcctcctcttttttccaTGTCTTGCTTTTTTGACGTGTGCCGGCATGTCTTTACCCGCGTACCGACACCCACATTCAGCTGTCCTCTCCATCATCGCTgcctcgccccctccaccgctgcttgATCACGTCACAGTGGCCTGATTACCGTCGGCTAGGTAGAGTTTCCTTTCGCAAGCTCCTGTCTTTCTCATCGCTCAGAGAGGACAACCACAACGTCACTTGTGTGCCTCTACCTCACTCCCTGGTACGTGAAAGGCAATTCTGAGGGATACAGTGTTGGTTCGCCATGCAGCCTGTTCAAAGTCCTCCAGTAGCCCCGCCGTCGGTACCGGTCGCGGCGCCAAAGAAGACCCCGATTGATATATCTGCGCTGAAGCTCAAGATGTCGCCCAGCGTTCGAGCAAccctggctgctgctggtgtgcttGGCCAGTGCCCTCGGCCGATTGAGGCAGCTGACGAGGATGCGCTGCTTAAGCTGAAGCCGATGAAGACAATGGTGCCCTCCGTCAAGAAAGTTGTGGCGCCGGTTGCAACGACGGCTCCGCCGCCGaaggtgcgccgcgtcgagAGCAGTTCCAGCTCATCGTCCGATagctcgtcctcgtcctccgaTGACGACTCCAGCAGTGATGACAGCTCCGGCTCGGACTCTTCGTCCTACTCCTCCGACGatcgctcctcctcgtcagctGAGTCAGTGGTGTCAGGGGAGGCAACGCTCTTCCACATTGCCCAGTCTCAAGGCCTGGTGAACAAGGAGGTCCTGACacaggaagaggaggaagtcCCCACGCTGGTGCCTCCGCGTCCTCCGGTGGTGCGATCCTTCCCCAATGACATCGGCAAGGCTCTGGAACGCTACCGGGAACGACTCAACCGCGAGGAGAGCATCATCCGCATCAAGGATGACAACAAGGCTGTGTCGCTCGGCACCAGTAAAATCAACTACATCGACCCCCGTATCATCTGCTCGTGGGCAAAGGCGCAAGACGTGCCGATCAACAAGATCTTCTCTGCAACCATCCAGAAGAAGTTCCCGTGGGCCATGAATGCCGAGAACTTCGATTTTTGAGCGAGGTCGGCGCGACTTGATCTCCTTAGAACGATGATctcgacggcagcgctccACGTGTACCTTTAATTTACatgccgcccccccccccctgccctCGTTTGTACGCTGTGGCTTCtcattcccccccccccacacacacacgcacgcacacaccaacTGTCTCCGCGTTGTCGTGCGCCCTTCTCACTCCGCGCTGGCTGCAGAAGTGCGGCAAACAAGAGGGAGCGAGCGTGTGCGGGGCTTGGGAAGGGAGCGGGGGTGTTGTCACCGTTTGTGGAGGTGATCTAtagtgtgcgtgtggaacAGCGTATAAGCAGCAAGCGGTAAGCTAAGAAGGATCGCCAATCCTTCTTGCTAgagacggtggcggaggTTGGAGAGGAAAATGAGACAGCGCACCATGCGCCATGGTGTGGGCACGAGTTCTTTGGAGGGCGCTCAACGTGTTCCTAGGAGAGCGTCTGCTTTACCGTGTTTCTCTCGCACAATCTCCACTCgagtcctcctcctcgttcgCCTTTGCTCTCGTTCTGACAAGTGCGCGGATGGCGTCAGCGGCTTCGCCGCAGCACACGTTAAGATGACGAGGAAGTCGCACGTCGGCGAAACTGGAAAAGAGCAACCTAAAAAGCGACCTTAGAATGGAAGGACGCGCAAACCAGCAGTGgaaggtgcgctgctgccgtcctAAATGGACTCACTCGACAATCCACCAGCCGTCAATATCGCCTGTGTCACCTTCGCGTGCCtccgtgtctgtgtgcgccggcgcacggcGAAGAAATCGACTCTGCGAAACGGCTGACGGGGCCGTAGGCTGTGCGTCCGTTTCTCTGTCGCGCGTGCCGTCTAAGACTCCTTCTTGATTCCCTCTGCTTGACAACCCCACCAACACAAGCGAACAGGCACACCATCAGGGCAACACGTGACAGAGATTGAGGTCATGATGGAGCCGACTAGAAACGCAGAGTACAGCAAGCAGGAATACTGGGACCGGCGCtacacggaggaggagcactATGACTGGTTTCCCTCCGTGTACCCCATGTGTGTCGCTGCAGCCTTTGAGACCGTTGAGGCTGTCTATCgtgtgcagcgcagcacagGGGCATTCGAAGGCACGCTAAAGGTGTTGCATCTTGGTACTGGTAGCTCAACCCTCTGCGCCGACATCCGCGCCGCCTACGAGGCAAAATATCCGACGGAAGACTCGAGGCCCTACCGACTCGTGCAGGTGGCCACTGACTACTCTGCTGTGGTCATCGAGCATATGAAGACCAAGTACGGTCCAGCCCATCCACTGGAAGACGTACACTGGGTGGTTGCCGATATCCGCGATCTCAGTCGCGTGCGTGAGCAGTTTGGTCCTTTCTTCGACGTGGTGCTGGACAAGGGCACCATggacgcgctgcaggcggaCAAGGCAAACCAGAATATGGACGACGACATTGAACGGATGCTCTGCGAGGTGAGTAGGTGCGTCGAGGGCGGTGTTGGCACGCTCGT belongs to Leishmania donovani BPK282A1 complete genome, chromosome 4 and includes:
- a CDS encoding DNA topoisomerase type IB small subunit — its product is MQPVQSPPVAPPSVPVAAPKKTPIDISALKLKMSPSVRATLAAAGVLGQCPRPIEAADEDALLKLKPMKTMVPSVKKVVAPVATTAPPPKVRRVESSSSSSSDSSSSSSDDDSSSDDSSGSDSSSYSSDDRSSSSAESVVSGEATLFHIAQSQGLVNKEVLTQEEEEVPTLVPPRPPVVRSFPNDIGKALERYRERLNREESIIRIKDDNKAVSLGTSKINYIDPRIICSWAKAQDVPINKIFSATIQKKFPWAMNAENFDF